The Novosphingobium sp. Gsoil 351 genome contains the following window.
CGGAATAGGCGAGGACGACCTTCTTGATTTCGGACATGGGCGAAATTCCGCAGTTTCGTTCGCGGCGCCCCCTATGGCATGGTGGCGCACGCGGCAAGGGAAGCGGCGATGGCCGCATTTTCCGCGGATTTAATCGCGCGATTGAATTGCCCGGTGGCTTCCGCCAATACCGGGCGATGAGCACCGGCCGACGGCAGACCATCCGCATTCCCATCGCCGACGGGCTGACCCTCGCGGCCGACGTCGCCGGTCCGCCTGGCGCTCCCACCGTCATCCTCGGCCATGGCGGCGGTCAGACCCGCCATTCGTGGGACAAATGCGAGCTCCAACTTGCCGAGGCGGGCTATTTCGCGATCAACTACGATCTGCGCGGCCACGGCGACAGCGACTGGTCGCGCGACGGCGAATACACGATGGAGGCGCGCGCCGACGACCTCGCTCATGTCGCCGCCCTCGGATCGCGGCCGTTTGCGTTGGTCGGGGCCTCGATGGGTGGGGTCACGGCGCTGGTCGCCGCGACGCTGGGGCTCCAGGCCTCGGCGATCGTGCTGGTCGACATCGTGCCCAAGATGAATCTCGCGGGGGCGGACAAGGTGCGCGGCTTCATGGCCGCCAGCCCGAACGGATTCGCCACGCTCGAAGAAGCGGCCGACGCCATCAGCGCCTATTATCCCGAGCGCCCGCGGCCCAAAGACCTCTCGGGTCTGCACAAGAACCTGCGTTTGGGGATGACGGGCGCTATCGCTGGCATTGGGACCCGTGGATGATGAACGATATGCGCGGCGATCCGCGCCGCCTGCTGGGCATCATGGACGCCGCCGACTGGACCGACCGCATTCCCACGCTGCTGGTGCGTGGAATGAAGAGCGACATTGTCGACGAAGATGGCGTGGCCGACCTGCGCCGCCGCATCCCCGCGCTCGAAGTCGCAGACATCCGCGGCGCCGGGCACATGGTGGCGGGTGATCGCAACGACGAGTTCAACGCCGCAGTGATCGAATTCCTGCGCCGGGCGATGCCCGCGAGCTAGCCTTCCAGCTTCAGCAGACGCGCGATTCCGCTCACCAGATCGCGATTGAAGGCCTGGCTGATCGCAGCCTCGGCCACCATGTTGAAAGCGTGGATTGCGCCGGGGTAGCTGTGCAATTCCACCGGCACCCCCGCATCGACCAGCCGCCGCGCGTAATCGAGGTCCTCGTCGAAGAATAGATCGAGGCTCCCCGTCAGCAACAGCGTGGGCGGCAACCCGGCCAAGTTGTCGGCAAGCGCGGGCGAGAACCAGCCTTTGCGCGCGTCTTCGGCGGCATAATCGCCACGCAGCGCCTCCCAGCCGAACCGGTTGGAATGCCGGGTCCAGACCCATTCGCCGGTCGAACGGTTGTTCCAGCGGCACGCAGCGCCACCAGTCCGGTGATCGAGCATCGGGTAAACCAGCACTTGCGCCGCGAGTTTGGGCCCGTCTGTGTCGCGGGCCATCAGCGCGGTCGCGGCGGCCAGCCCGCCGCCTGCGCTCT
Protein-coding sequences here:
- a CDS encoding alpha/beta fold hydrolase, with the protein product MNDMRGDPRRLLGIMDAADWTDRIPTLLVRGMKSDIVDEDGVADLRRRIPALEVADIRGAGHMVAGDRNDEFNAAVIEFLRRAMPAS
- a CDS encoding alpha/beta fold hydrolase, translating into MSTGRRQTIRIPIADGLTLAADVAGPPGAPTVILGHGGGQTRHSWDKCELQLAEAGYFAINYDLRGHGDSDWSRDGEYTMEARADDLAHVAALGSRPFALVGASMGGVTALVAATLGLQASAIVLVDIVPKMNLAGADKVRGFMAASPNGFATLEEAADAISAYYPERPRPKDLSGLHKNLRLGMTGAIAGIGTRG
- a CDS encoding alpha/beta hydrolase translates to MDTRHLVDPEVWPIVEALPFREFDRATLDQARAESAGRFVDLGAPPLAATIRGARRADGSEIELYCFDPNPGTQKRAALFHIHGGGMVLGTAKDMQFGPSAMAAALQIPVVSVEYRLAPETPFPGPQQDCLDGLAWMASAAEGLGIDPARIAIIGESAGGGLAAATALMARDTDGPKLAAQVLVYPMLDHRTGGAACRWNNRSTGEWVWTRHSNRFGWEALRGDYAAEDARKGWFSPALADNLAGLPPTLLLTGSLDLFFDEDLDYARRLVDAGVPVELHSYPGAIHAFNMVAEAAISQAFNRDLVSGIARLLKLEG